Proteins found in one Acinetobacter sp. XH1741 genomic segment:
- the thiM gene encoding hydroxyethylthiazole kinase, whose product MTSTSKLTEQVIEAWQNMQAKTPLVQCITNSVAANYTANVLLASGASPAMIDNPYEAESFTKISSALSINLGTPTSEQMQAMQISAKTAQLNEVPWVLDPVGYGPILAWRSQMTDELLQFKPSVIRGNASEISTLAGNQVQSKGVDSTLSSDQAYQQAFSLLTHANCIAISGESDYILSNELDAVIQVNGGSSLQPKITATGCALGALIAAYSAVTSPTIAALSAHVHFAIAGKLAANQAQTMGSFSSIFMDYIHMLDDNLIEQYADIKLLNIQA is encoded by the coding sequence ATGACTTCAACATCCAAACTGACTGAACAGGTGATTGAAGCTTGGCAAAACATGCAGGCAAAAACGCCTCTTGTACAATGCATTACCAATAGCGTTGCAGCCAACTATACAGCCAATGTGTTACTGGCTTCGGGTGCTTCACCTGCCATGATTGATAATCCTTATGAAGCAGAAAGTTTTACCAAAATTTCATCGGCTCTAAGCATTAATTTGGGTACGCCAACCTCAGAGCAAATGCAGGCCATGCAAATTTCAGCCAAAACCGCACAACTCAATGAAGTTCCTTGGGTACTCGATCCAGTAGGTTACGGACCAATTTTAGCTTGGCGCAGTCAAATGACAGACGAGCTTTTACAGTTTAAGCCAAGTGTGATTCGTGGTAACGCTTCAGAAATTAGCACCCTTGCAGGTAATCAAGTTCAATCTAAAGGTGTAGACAGTACTTTAAGTAGTGATCAAGCCTATCAACAGGCTTTTTCGCTATTAACCCATGCGAACTGTATCGCTATTTCAGGTGAGTCAGATTACATTTTGTCTAATGAATTAGATGCTGTAATTCAAGTCAATGGCGGAAGTTCATTACAACCAAAAATTACCGCAACAGGCTGTGCTTTAGGAGCATTAATCGCAGCATATAGTGCGGTCACCTCTCCAACTATTGCAGCACTGTCTGCCCATGTTCATTTTGCAATCGCAGGTAAACTTGCTGCAAATCAAGCGCAAACCATGGGAAGTTTTAGTAGTATCTTTATGGATTATATCCATATGTTAGATGACAACCTGATTGAACAATATGCAGATATCAAACTTTTAAACATACAGGCATAA
- a CDS encoding AAA family ATPase, translating into MKQETALKLLKAGENVFLTGSAGAGKTYTLNQYIQYLKARKVPVAITASTGIAATHMNGMTIHTWAGIGIKDQLTDDDLKRMKERKYLKEHLENAQVLVIDEISMLHAKQLNLVNQVLKYFKESDEAFGGIQVIVAGDFFQLPPVGRNGEANRDKFCFMSDAWVEAKFRVCYLTEQHRQDDEILNQILNAIRAQNIQNDHLHALRQSRSHDIGETFTRLYTHNMDVDNINYQHLNEIDNEGHQFNAVLDGNEKLLETLKSSVRAPEELTLKKHAKVMFVKNNFDMGYINGSLGEVIGFEEDDENGLLPKVKLTDGTTLLVAPETWSVENEAGKVIASFQQIPLRLAWAITIHKSQGMTLEAAEINLMNTFEKGQGYVALSRLKSLTGLKLIGINEQALELDSLAVKADRRFQELSKEAEDNFADVDLTAQHKAFIRHCGGTLNETEISRNEKKLAKGGKQNYATATLDETRALFEEGYEIEDIAHERGLTPATIINHLARLHKEQKLDISVAHPGEEVVEEVRKVYKKLKKRQNPDHFSDDGSIKLRPIVEATSPRMGYDQVRLALLFIE; encoded by the coding sequence ATGAAACAGGAAACTGCGCTTAAACTGCTTAAAGCAGGTGAAAATGTCTTTTTAACCGGTTCGGCTGGTGCAGGGAAAACCTATACACTTAATCAGTACATCCAATACCTAAAAGCACGTAAAGTGCCAGTGGCTATTACGGCATCTACAGGTATTGCTGCAACGCATATGAACGGCATGACCATTCATACATGGGCTGGCATTGGTATTAAAGATCAGTTAACTGACGATGACCTAAAACGTATGAAAGAGCGTAAATATCTCAAGGAACACCTTGAAAATGCGCAAGTTCTCGTCATCGATGAAATCTCGATGCTACATGCGAAGCAGCTTAATCTGGTTAATCAAGTTCTAAAATATTTTAAAGAAAGTGATGAAGCTTTTGGTGGCATTCAAGTCATTGTGGCGGGAGATTTTTTTCAGTTACCCCCTGTAGGACGTAATGGTGAAGCCAATCGCGACAAGTTCTGTTTTATGTCAGATGCATGGGTCGAAGCAAAATTTCGCGTATGTTATTTAACAGAGCAGCACCGTCAAGACGATGAAATTCTGAACCAGATTTTAAATGCTATTCGTGCTCAAAATATTCAAAACGACCATTTACACGCACTGCGTCAATCACGCTCGCATGATATTGGTGAGACTTTTACTCGGCTTTATACGCACAATATGGATGTCGACAATATCAATTATCAGCATTTAAATGAAATTGATAATGAAGGGCATCAATTTAATGCAGTTTTAGACGGTAATGAAAAATTATTAGAAACTTTAAAATCTTCGGTACGTGCGCCTGAAGAGTTAACGCTTAAAAAGCATGCCAAGGTTATGTTTGTCAAAAACAACTTTGATATGGGCTATATCAACGGAAGCCTAGGTGAAGTCATCGGTTTTGAAGAAGATGACGAAAATGGCTTGCTGCCAAAAGTAAAATTGACCGATGGGACGACATTGCTGGTAGCCCCAGAAACATGGTCAGTTGAAAATGAAGCAGGTAAGGTCATTGCTAGTTTTCAACAAATTCCACTTCGTTTGGCATGGGCGATTACCATTCATAAAAGCCAAGGGATGACTTTAGAAGCTGCTGAAATTAACCTCATGAATACCTTTGAAAAAGGTCAAGGATACGTTGCACTCTCGCGTTTAAAATCTTTAACGGGTTTGAAATTAATAGGTATTAATGAACAAGCTTTAGAGTTAGACAGTTTAGCTGTCAAAGCTGATCGCCGTTTTCAGGAGCTTTCTAAAGAAGCTGAAGATAACTTTGCAGATGTAGATTTAACAGCCCAGCACAAAGCCTTTATTCGTCACTGTGGCGGCACCTTAAATGAAACTGAGATTTCTCGTAATGAGAAAAAACTCGCAAAAGGTGGAAAGCAAAATTACGCTACGGCAACGCTAGACGAGACACGTGCCTTATTTGAAGAAGGTTACGAAATTGAAGATATTGCACATGAGCGTGGTTTGACACCAGCAACCATTATTAATCATTTGGCTCGACTTCATAAAGAACAAAAGCTAGATATTTCGGTTGCTCATCCTGGTGAGGAAGTCGTTGAAGAAGTCCGTAAAGTTTATAAGAAATTGAAAAAACGCCAAAATCCAGATCATTTTTCTGATGATGGTTCGATCAAACTAAGACCAATTGTTGAAGCAACCAGTCCTCGAATGGGATATGATCAGGTTCGATTAGCTTTATTATTTATTGAATAA
- a CDS encoding AraC family transcriptional regulator: MAVYIQKLQLVCDYIQRHLDEDLDVDRLSQIAALSKFHFHRIFAIHIGLNVMRFIQLSRLKRASFQLAFEPDLKIIEIALQAGFDSPEAFTRAFKRSFDQTPRAFRDKPDWESWHQKFVFTIPKSELKMNVNIVERPAEKIAYLTHLGSADKVLETAARFIAWRKETGLSPVTKSRTYGIPFADPEQVPSDEFRFDIAGSIEKAVPENSYGVQTGEIPAGRYATVRHLGSHDQLKDSIYYIFRNWLPEQPEEAGAYPIFFHYHNFVHDVKECDLVTDIYLLLK; encoded by the coding sequence ATGGCTGTATATATACAAAAGCTGCAACTGGTTTGCGACTATATTCAAAGACATTTAGATGAAGACTTAGATGTTGATCGGTTGAGCCAGATTGCGGCCTTATCTAAGTTTCATTTTCATCGTATTTTTGCCATTCATATTGGTTTAAATGTGATGAGGTTTATTCAACTTTCTCGTTTAAAGCGTGCCTCTTTTCAATTGGCTTTTGAACCTGATCTCAAGATTATTGAGATTGCATTGCAAGCAGGGTTTGATAGTCCAGAGGCATTTACTCGTGCATTTAAGCGTTCATTTGATCAAACTCCTCGGGCTTTTAGAGATAAACCAGACTGGGAATCTTGGCACCAGAAGTTTGTTTTTACGATTCCAAAAAGTGAGCTAAAAATGAATGTAAATATTGTTGAGCGACCTGCTGAAAAGATTGCCTATCTAACGCATTTAGGAAGTGCCGATAAAGTTTTGGAAACGGCTGCGCGTTTTATTGCTTGGCGCAAAGAAACAGGTTTGTCGCCTGTAACCAAGTCGAGAACTTATGGAATTCCATTTGCTGACCCTGAACAAGTACCGTCTGACGAATTTCGGTTTGATATCGCGGGATCAATTGAAAAAGCTGTACCTGAAAATAGTTATGGCGTACAGACAGGTGAAATTCCTGCTGGTCGTTATGCAACCGTAAGACATTTAGGTAGCCATGACCAGCTTAAAGATAGCATTTATTATATCTTTAGAAACTGGCTACCTGAGCAACCAGAAGAAGCAGGGGCTTATCCAATTTTCTTTCACTATCACAACTTTGTACATGATGTGAAAGAGTGTGACTTAGTCACCGACATCTACTTACTTTTAAAGTGA
- a CDS encoding aldehyde dehydrogenase family protein yields the protein MRYIDPNQPGSKVQFKSQYENFIGGEWVAPVKGAYFDNVSPVDGKAFTRIPRSSAEDIELALDAAHKAKATWNKASPTVRSNILLKIADRLEANLEMLAVAETWDNGKAVRETLAADLPLAIDHFRYFAGCIRSQEGGISEIDEDTIAYHFHEPLGVVGQIIPWNFPILMAAWKLAPALAAGNCVVIKPAEQTPVGILLVAELIQDILPPGVLNIVNGFGAEVGRPLATNPRIAKIAFTGSTQTGQMVMQYATENIIPVTLELGGKSPNLFFEDIMDKEDDFLEKTLEGFAMFALNQGEVCTCPSRALVQESIADQFLEMAVERVKRIKTGHPLDTETMIGAQASLQQQEKILRCINTGREEGAELLLGGSGRKEVGDGFYVDPTIFKGHNSMQVFQEEIFGPVLAVTTFKDFDDAIKIANDTMYGLGAGVWSRSAHISYRAGRAIEAGRVWTNCYNIYPAHAAFGGYKKSGIGRENHKMMLDHYQQTKNLLVSYSTKPMGFF from the coding sequence ATGCGCTATATCGATCCAAATCAACCAGGCTCAAAAGTTCAATTCAAGTCACAATATGAAAATTTTATTGGCGGTGAATGGGTTGCACCTGTAAAGGGTGCATATTTTGACAATGTATCTCCTGTGGACGGAAAAGCTTTCACACGCATTCCGCGTTCTAGTGCCGAAGATATCGAACTTGCTCTAGATGCCGCGCATAAAGCCAAAGCAACATGGAACAAAGCCTCACCAACAGTACGCTCTAATATACTTTTAAAAATTGCCGATCGTTTAGAAGCAAATCTTGAAATGCTTGCTGTTGCAGAAACTTGGGATAACGGTAAAGCAGTTCGTGAAACTTTAGCAGCTGACCTTCCGCTTGCGATTGACCATTTCCGTTATTTCGCTGGATGTATTCGTTCCCAAGAAGGCGGTATCTCTGAAATTGATGAAGACACCATTGCCTATCATTTCCATGAACCACTCGGTGTAGTTGGTCAAATCATTCCATGGAACTTCCCAATTTTAATGGCAGCATGGAAACTTGCTCCTGCTTTAGCCGCTGGTAACTGCGTTGTGATTAAACCAGCTGAGCAAACACCAGTGGGTATTTTGCTGGTTGCTGAACTTATTCAAGATATCTTACCGCCGGGTGTCCTTAATATTGTCAATGGTTTCGGTGCAGAAGTTGGCCGCCCGTTAGCGACAAACCCACGTATTGCAAAAATCGCGTTCACAGGTTCAACCCAAACTGGACAAATGGTGATGCAATATGCAACCGAAAATATTATTCCAGTCACGTTAGAACTTGGCGGAAAATCACCGAACCTTTTCTTTGAAGATATCATGGATAAAGAAGATGACTTCTTAGAAAAAACGTTAGAAGGTTTTGCCATGTTTGCCTTAAACCAAGGTGAAGTATGTACTTGCCCTTCTCGTGCTTTAGTACAAGAAAGTATTGCTGATCAGTTCTTAGAGATGGCTGTCGAGCGTGTAAAACGTATTAAGACTGGTCACCCTCTCGATACTGAAACCATGATTGGCGCTCAAGCATCTTTGCAACAGCAAGAGAAAATTTTGCGTTGTATTAATACGGGTCGCGAAGAAGGCGCAGAACTCCTACTGGGTGGTAGTGGCCGTAAAGAAGTAGGCGATGGTTTCTATGTTGATCCAACTATTTTTAAAGGTCACAACAGCATGCAAGTTTTCCAAGAAGAAATTTTTGGGCCAGTACTTGCCGTAACAACGTTTAAAGACTTTGATGATGCAATTAAAATTGCAAATGACACTATGTATGGTTTAGGCGCAGGCGTTTGGTCACGCTCAGCCCATATTTCTTATCGTGCTGGTCGTGCAATTGAAGCTGGCCGCGTCTGGACAAACTGCTATAACATCTACCCTGCTCATGCTGCATTTGGCGGCTACAAGAAGTCTGGTATTGGCCGTGAAAACCACAAAATGATGCTAGATCATTACCAACAAACCAAAAACTTGTTGGTGAGTTATTCAACCAAACCAATGGGCTTCTTCTAA
- a CDS encoding 5-carboxymethyl-2-hydroxymuconate Delta-isomerase — protein sequence MPHVVVDYSENLTGLNAKQLLEEINTTLIETELFSPEDIKSRARKDDVFLIGLGVEQAYIHVKAYILSGRTAEQKQLIGEQLLVALSNKKYLQQGFNKEIQLCVELVDMPREDYFKQVV from the coding sequence ATGCCGCACGTAGTAGTCGATTATTCAGAAAATTTAACTGGATTGAACGCAAAACAATTACTTGAAGAAATTAATACCACACTGATTGAGACAGAGTTATTTAGCCCAGAAGACATTAAAAGCCGTGCGCGTAAAGATGATGTTTTTTTGATTGGCTTAGGGGTAGAACAGGCTTATATTCATGTAAAAGCCTATATTTTGTCGGGAAGAACTGCTGAACAGAAACAACTTATAGGTGAGCAGTTATTAGTAGCGCTCAGCAATAAAAAATATCTACAACAAGGGTTTAATAAAGAAATTCAATTGTGCGTTGAGCTAGTGGATATGCCAAGAGAAGATTATTTTAAGCAAGTTGTATAA
- a CDS encoding transcriptional regulator, with translation MFTKKDLLQQRALIDQLRTQNSLSPQNAAKLGQSIASSWERSASAAIPKERFAAPILEKKSASQNALDMALSQCADDLRHIAEQSSMVIAVGDIGSTIIWTASSAQMQSAAERVHFVQGGQWREEFVGTNALALSLKTQQSSCVFSNEHYMESIHDWVCYAAPIIDPYSKQALGVVDLSTTWKNHNTLGILAAERCASIIQSALLEQQRQHLHIRAFSTPQVKFNGKSLLLTPRQIEILTILALCPNGLTLEHLYQALYGERKVSMGTLKAEMSQLRDILGGLLGSRPYRLLVHVEADFLQAEQALDAGYAASALQLYTGVFLAKTESPFLCAWRDCLESRLSDAIFKTQETDLLLKHLAHFPEAIDAVERLMELLPNEHPAHQLLVKYLDSPKLI, from the coding sequence ATGTTCACAAAAAAGGATTTATTGCAGCAGCGGGCGTTGATTGATCAACTGCGGACGCAAAATAGTCTCTCTCCTCAAAATGCTGCCAAACTAGGCCAAAGTATTGCAAGTTCATGGGAGCGCTCAGCTTCGGCTGCGATTCCAAAAGAACGTTTTGCAGCTCCTATACTTGAAAAAAAATCTGCCTCACAGAATGCTTTAGATATGGCTTTAAGCCAGTGTGCTGATGACTTACGCCATATTGCAGAGCAGTCTTCCATGGTTATTGCTGTGGGTGATATCGGTAGTACGATTATCTGGACTGCATCTAGTGCTCAAATGCAAAGTGCCGCTGAACGTGTCCATTTTGTACAGGGTGGTCAATGGCGTGAAGAATTTGTTGGCACCAACGCCTTGGCTTTGTCTTTAAAAACTCAACAATCAAGCTGTGTTTTTTCAAATGAACATTATATGGAATCGATTCATGATTGGGTGTGCTATGCCGCACCCATTATTGACCCATACTCAAAACAAGCCTTAGGAGTGGTCGATTTATCAACTACTTGGAAGAACCATAATACTTTAGGAATATTGGCTGCTGAACGTTGTGCATCAATTATTCAGTCGGCTTTATTAGAGCAGCAGCGACAACATTTACATATTCGTGCTTTTTCAACGCCGCAAGTTAAATTTAATGGCAAGAGCTTATTATTAACGCCGCGCCAAATTGAGATTTTAACCATATTGGCATTATGTCCGAATGGCTTAACTCTAGAGCATCTTTATCAAGCGCTGTATGGCGAACGTAAAGTCAGCATGGGCACGCTTAAAGCTGAAATGTCTCAACTACGAGATATTTTGGGAGGTTTGCTGGGTTCTCGTCCATATCGTTTACTTGTACATGTCGAAGCAGATTTTTTACAAGCTGAACAGGCACTAGATGCAGGATATGCGGCTTCTGCTTTGCAGCTTTACACTGGCGTATTTCTTGCAAAAACTGAAAGTCCATTTTTATGCGCATGGCGTGACTGTCTTGAATCGCGTTTGAGCGATGCAATTTTTAAAACCCAAGAAACTGACTTGTTACTTAAGCATTTAGCCCATTTCCCCGAAGCAATTGATGCGGTAGAGCGCCTTATGGAGTTATTACCAAATGAACATCCTGCACATCAATTGCTAGTGAAATATCTTGACTCACCCAAGCTTATTTAA
- a CDS encoding alpha/beta hydrolase: MNTSLANQTYVPDILGTGYEQLTLNFPNDYEGKVVATLVRKKAAQSTQKAVLYIHGFLDYFFQTEMAEQFNAHGYDFYALDLRKYGRSKLPHQIFYNVLDLNEYDAEITQALEIIGEEKHTQVLLAGHSTGGLTATLYAAHHPNHPLIKALWANSPFYDFNLSLVEKKFGIPMLSRVGKYLPKVKFPSKLNKWYTTSLHKQLKGEWDFNLDWKPTSAPTVQLSFLHAIHTAQKEIHHGVKLNIPALIMHSHQTKNPRKWGADATQSDVILDVKDIAKFGKKIKGDVSVVSIHNGLHDLVLSAQPVREQVYQKLFQWLDQKIT; the protein is encoded by the coding sequence ATGAATACATCTTTAGCTAACCAGACTTATGTTCCAGATATTTTAGGTACTGGCTACGAACAACTCACGCTTAATTTTCCCAATGATTATGAAGGAAAAGTGGTAGCAACACTGGTTCGTAAAAAAGCCGCGCAATCGACTCAAAAAGCTGTACTTTATATTCATGGTTTTTTAGATTATTTCTTTCAAACTGAAATGGCTGAGCAATTTAATGCGCATGGCTATGACTTCTATGCACTCGATTTAAGAAAATATGGTCGCTCAAAACTGCCGCATCAAATTTTCTATAATGTACTTGATTTAAATGAATATGATGCTGAAATTACACAAGCATTAGAGATTATTGGCGAAGAAAAGCATACGCAAGTCTTGCTTGCAGGTCACTCAACTGGTGGTTTAACGGCAACGCTTTATGCTGCCCATCACCCAAACCATCCTCTTATTAAAGCACTTTGGGCAAACAGTCCATTTTATGACTTTAATTTAAGCTTAGTCGAAAAGAAGTTTGGCATTCCAATGCTCAGTCGAGTAGGAAAATATCTGCCTAAGGTTAAATTTCCAAGCAAACTTAACAAATGGTACACCACGAGTCTTCACAAACAACTCAAGGGTGAATGGGACTTTAACCTCGACTGGAAACCTACCTCTGCCCCTACAGTTCAACTCAGCTTTCTACATGCGATTCATACAGCACAAAAAGAAATTCACCACGGCGTTAAATTAAATATTCCCGCACTCATTATGCATTCGCACCAAACTAAAAACCCACGCAAATGGGGAGCAGATGCGACTCAAAGCGATGTGATCTTAGATGTTAAAGACATTGCCAAATTTGGTAAAAAAATCAAAGGCGATGTCTCTGTTGTCTCCATTCATAATGGCTTACATGATTTAGTCCTTTCGGCCCAGCCAGTGCGAGAACAGGTTTATCAAAAATTGTTCCAATGGCTGGATCAAAAAATCACTTAA
- a CDS encoding iron-containing alcohol dehydrogenase has protein sequence MAFKNIADQTNGFYIPCVSLFGPGCAKEIGTKAQNLGAKKALIVTDEGLFKFGVADLIANYLTEAGVASHIFPGAEPNPTDINVHNGVNAYNDNGCDFIVSLGGGSSHDCAKGIGLVTAGGGHIRDYEGIDKSKVPMTPLIAVNTTAGTASEMTRFCIITNTDTHVKMAIVDWRCTPLIAIDDPKLMIAKPAGLTAATGMDALTHAVEAYVSTAANPITDACAEKAITMISQWLQPAVANGENIEARDAMSYAQYLAGMAFNNASLGYVHAMAHQLGGFYNLPHGVCNAILLPHVCEFNLIACPDRYAKIAELMGVNTHGLTVTEAAYAAIDAIRKLSSSIGIPSGLTELGVKTEDLAVMADNAQKDACMLTNPRKANHAQVVEIFKAAL, from the coding sequence ATGGCTTTTAAAAATATTGCAGATCAAACTAACGGTTTTTATATTCCTTGTGTATCTCTCTTTGGACCAGGATGTGCCAAAGAAATTGGTACAAAGGCGCAAAACCTCGGCGCAAAAAAAGCATTAATTGTGACCGATGAAGGGTTATTTAAATTTGGTGTTGCAGATCTTATTGCAAATTATTTAACTGAAGCAGGCGTTGCAAGCCATATTTTCCCAGGTGCAGAACCCAACCCAACCGATATCAATGTTCATAATGGCGTAAATGCCTATAACGACAATGGCTGTGATTTTATTGTGTCATTAGGCGGTGGCTCTTCTCATGACTGCGCGAAAGGTATTGGTCTAGTTACTGCTGGCGGTGGTCATATTCGTGACTATGAAGGCATCGATAAAAGTAAAGTACCAATGACACCACTGATTGCAGTCAACACAACGGCTGGTACCGCATCTGAAATGACCCGTTTCTGTATTATTACCAATACAGACACTCACGTAAAAATGGCGATTGTCGACTGGCGTTGTACCCCACTTATTGCCATTGATGATCCAAAACTCATGATCGCAAAACCGGCGGGTTTAACAGCTGCAACAGGTATGGATGCCTTAACCCATGCTGTTGAAGCATATGTTTCTACGGCGGCAAATCCAATTACCGATGCCTGTGCAGAAAAAGCAATTACCATGATTAGCCAGTGGCTCCAACCTGCTGTCGCAAATGGGGAAAACATTGAAGCACGTGATGCAATGAGCTATGCACAGTACTTAGCAGGTATGGCTTTTAACAATGCATCTTTAGGTTATGTGCACGCAATGGCACATCAATTGGGTGGTTTTTACAACCTACCGCACGGCGTATGTAACGCAATCTTATTACCACACGTGTGTGAATTTAACTTAATTGCTTGCCCAGATCGTTATGCAAAAATTGCGGAATTAATGGGTGTAAATACTCATGGACTTACTGTAACTGAAGCTGCGTATGCTGCGATTGATGCCATTCGTAAACTGTCTTCATCAATTGGTATTCCATCGGGCTTAACAGAGCTTGGAGTAAAAACCGAAGACCTTGCGGTGATGGCCGATAATGCTCAAAAAGATGCATGCATGCTCACCAACCCTCGTAAAGCAAACCATGCACAAGTTGTGGAGATTTTCAAAGCGGCACTTTAA